From Etheostoma cragini isolate CJK2018 chromosome 14, CSU_Ecrag_1.0, whole genome shotgun sequence, the proteins below share one genomic window:
- the LOC117956804 gene encoding LOW QUALITY PROTEIN: methyltransferase-like protein 24 (The sequence of the model RefSeq protein was modified relative to this genomic sequence to represent the inferred CDS: inserted 1 base in 1 codon; deleted 1 base in 1 codon), whose translation MRFVITXFSLGVRRRRRSGRDKEEVCSQQGLSSLPSKKSEITGHRAGDVTRCRHGGDMRACALRWGRGGLPLRSGILLILIPPFLLALQLLVVGPRLPRGARAEVEEQEIAFSVISIEPERNSRQQESPSRRPGLKEEEEEVEVEDAERREEARAYEDENEMHSRQMGPTTLEVQPWATDKPSFAAELNRIITYITRPQLNCSKVLSPGRAQASQPPTVPPHWLLCAEDWLLPAADTLCVAYSFSMDGGDADFLKAVSGLGCEVHSFDPSNSNASGGHLGNSLANNHSNGGVVSQHKMWLEWRAPRKRKQKTRGNLGSVSQTLADIMAALGHHTVHFLYADLLSAEWRVFQNLIELGTLQSVHHLVATVHLQWAGFEVGGTNEEVLRYWFSVLLGLQASGLNLVHSFAGEGHSVLKQTLANVHSSYTLSWANTRR comes from the exons ATGCGCTTCGTCATAA AGTTCTCCCTGGGggtaagaagaagaaggaggtcGGGGAGGGATAAGGAGGAGGTTTGTTCTCAGCAGGGACTTTCCTCA TTGCcctccaaaaaaagtgaaatcacaGGGCACCGTGCCGGAGATGTTACCCGGTGTCGCCACGGAGGAGATATGCGGGCCTGTGCGCTGCGGTGGGGCCGAGGTGGTCTCCCCCTCCGTTCGGGAATACTTCTTATTTTAATCCCACCGTTTCTCCTAGCGCTCCAGCTCCTTGTCGTCGGGCCACGGTTACCTCGAGGCGCAAGGGCGGAGGTGGAGGAACAAGAAATTGCCTTTTCGGTTATCAGCATTGAACCGGAGAGGAACTCGCGCCAACAGGAATCCCCGTCCCGGCGTCCGGGtctgaaggaggaagaggaggaggtagaGGTGGAAGATGCGGAGAGAAGGGAGGAAGCACGCGCCTATGAGGATGAGAACGAGATGCACTCGCGCCAG ATGGGACCCACAACACTGGAAGTCCAGCCCTGGGCGACAGACAAGCCGTCCTTTGCAGCAGAACTCAATCGTATCATCACATATATCACCAGGCCACAG CTGAACTGCTCCAAGGTTTTGTCTCCAGGCCGGGCTCAGGCCTCACAGCCCCCTACAGTTCCCCCCCACTGGCTGCTGTGTGCGGAGGACTGGCTCCTTCCAGCTGCAGATACACTGTGTGTTGCCTACTCCTTTAG TATGGATGGGGGTGATGCAGACTTTCTAAAGGCTGTGTCAGGGCTGGGATGTGAAGTCCACAGTTTTGATCCCAGCAACTCCAATGCATCTGGTGGTCACCTTGGCAATAGTTTGGCCAATAACCATAGTAATGGAGGCGTGGTCAGCCAGCACAAGATGTGGCTGGAGTGGCGTGCTCCAAGGAAGCGCAAGCAGAAAACAAGAGGCAACTTGGGTAGTGTTTCTCAAACACTGGCAGACATAATGGCAGCTCTAGGACATCACACa GTTCACTTCCTGTATGCTGATCTGCTAAGTGCTGAGTGGAGAGTTTTCCAGAACTTGATTGAGTTGGGAACTCTGCAGAGTGTCCATCATCTGGTTGCCACAGTGCACCTGCAATGGGCAGGGTTTGAGGTGGGCGGAACCAATGAGGAAGTGCTCCGCTATTGGTTCAGTGTCCTACTTGGTCTCCAAGCTTCTGGACTCAATCTGGTCCACAGCTTTGCAGGAGAGGGTCACAGTGTCCTAAAACAGACACTAGCAAACGTTCACAGCTCCTACACACTCAGCTGGGCCAACACAAGACGATGA
- the ahdc1 gene encoding LOW QUALITY PROTEIN: AT-hook DNA-binding motif-containing protein 1 (The sequence of the model RefSeq protein was modified relative to this genomic sequence to represent the inferred CDS: inserted 1 base in 1 codon) — protein MSGLSDHLHSGQTGAPVGFGETQAKEKVCVXGLEELTGPELWTRELRFQEGSQYPSNDGLAPVTSDHFPTSLSSLANGLYLQKRLGLSTCRRRQTETHTTAETHISAEKLRNMQTHIDPDVHAQVVSHAHIDNCGHMDINPHTGSVVPEHSRTLTPEAIHTTSPQPLSLALGNHPASSNQRAAPVLTVETDNPSTFCPVPIGPTPNTDSSPLPVEAEKKYALRSSGRPRFPCHLRKSSRLRRSIEDGEKRAGRERGGEGDDDVLEKIWRVKEEEVAVGENEEHSSVEAVLPTSPCPTDIALALTVSKNAPKAIPKHGPRLGHKPGPKSRSRPTPKSVHKAAPKSVKQRQAAQSIVHRAPPHLPFTNTSTIAASLPTVKQEPVAELGVSPPNNRRRGRFVGVRKIVVKVARIPVSLSRRQKSYKISNLETVTGTEKGNDGGLEGSEVVREPTALLRMKNNGKSVMVMFPPGEMPVILKRRRGRPPKQAVPGIPGELPNAGNAGGNGDQPKKPQRRRRTKLPSPYPSYVNDTNDVKTEYGDVLSKLAFLNRQPPATGRCSPPRCWTPSEPESFHTPLENPGISTMLHRLTGFRRPRGGRGGGTGRGGGGAGGIGGSERNKSTFSDFFESIGKKRKPSPLSEHGLPRKRGKGVGGRGGGIVGTEPGGEKIVRKRRVRKNGAFKGDGVSMGQEWPNGAGGWGQGGMDKEKGLTGYQLCGSPRGGFSSCEVGRGGAYSSSGGSRGVGPAGEDSQSLFAGYFRSLLDSDDSSDLLDISSSQSDPRKASSNPGYEPSSPATGHSWSPAIPKWSSKGASSGVEGSAQTHCSSARPPYTYGSLAQTSPTTSSYPKSNPPSLSHSPSSPHPSSFGHYSSGYSSSSPAVPQRLSDCSFAYGSGPSSGKAPTVGQMGYSSYQAVARRSYGGYSAAGHSSMVRGESTGPTSPGGGYMSVAKSSPFSSSSSPEGYKQYNSNQWSYRHSFGSWTDSYGPQYHGYSEYGSSESKDILDISNYTPQKAKRQPFPESLSESSSDSSHLGSAATGSGPISTCGTYKLNEAASVSGEGVQSSLSSLEKLMMDWHESASGPSYNWSQNVLFQGGGTSKPGRGRRKRTEPQSEKEGCSALHSDSPSSPSPTPTHGPKRGGVGGRGRGSRGGRGGLSPCQRERPSGAKGRGKAASTSGGAVTAAGPEGSGLFQEGLDYYSGDSSSLSPLATPNPAPSSSYLQDPCEYPSPYSAHPSTPSSEERYPALYPGESSSSLSPSVSSPPYPPKPTPPPPQSYHPVPSRTFSPSCSPSPRITPHCATALSPSHRPPPKDPQFSQYDSPSYCSSPYWYGQTSHSGSPSPHSHSTHSNTAVHTHSNPHSSPHGNTHGNPLACPNVNTHTHMNPTPHDPHHHNPQPHASLSSHTNTHSTSLLQSNPLSQSNPHTNNQPHHNTHTNPHLPSRTHSNPSTSIHSHLTPGLYEECSPPLTVTPHKRDLTPHTMSTGHRQGPLPHSPYPKPPLDSSPHQEDTGGFSLSHQSYQGMGHRYPSQATQGGGVLCQLLDTANDDSFSVTSL, from the exons ATGAGTGGCTTGTCAGATCACCTACATTCAGGCCAAACTGGGGCTCCAGTGGGTTTTGGTGAGACTCAAGCAaaggaaaaagtgtgtg cggGGCTGGAGGAGCTGACAGGGCCTGAGCTCTGGACCAGGGAGCTCAGGTTTCAGGAGGGGTCCCAGTATCCCTCTAACGATGGACTGGCACCGGTGACCTCCGACCACTTTCCGACCTCTCTTTCCTCCCTGGCCAACGGCCTCTATCTACAGAAAAGGCTGGGGCTCAGCACCTGCCGGCGCAGGCAGACGGAGACTCACACTACAGCTGAGACACATATATCTGCAGAGAAACTTAGAAACATGCAAACGCACATAGACCCAGATGTGCATGCACAGGTTGtttcacacgcacacatagaTAATTGTGGACACATGGATATCAACCCACATACGGGTTCTGTGGTGCCCGAACACTCCAGAACTCTTACACCAGAGGCCATACACACAACCTCACCTCAACCCCTGTCTTTGGCACTTGGCAATCATCCTGCCTCCTCTAACCAGCGGGCAGCCCCAGTGCTCACTGTGGAGACAGACAATCCCTCAACCTTTTGTCCAGTCCCTATTGGTCCAACCCCAAACACAGACTCCTCCCCTCTACCTGTGGAGGCAGAGAAGAAGTATGCACTCCGCAGCTCTGGTCGTCCCCGCTTTCCCTGTCACTTGCGCAAATCCTCCCGCCTCCGCCGAAGTATAGAGGATGGGGAGAAGAgagcagggagggagaggggaggagagggggatgATGATGTATTGGAGAAAATCTGGAGGGTTAAAGAGGAGGAAGTGGCCGTTGGGGAGAATGAAGAGCATTCGTCTGTGGAGGCTGTTCTCCCCACCTCTCCCTGCCCTACAGACATTGCTCTTGCCCTAACTGTATCCAAAAATGCTCCTAAAGCTATCCCTAAACATGGTCCCAGACTTGGGCATAAACCTGGACCTAAATCCAGGTCTAGACCCACACCGAAATCTGTTCATAAAGCAGCTCCTAAAAGTGTGAAACAGCGTCAGGCAGCCCAGTCCATAGTTCATCGTGCCCCACCTCATCTCCCTTTTACCAACACATCCACCATTGCTGCATCTCTGCCAACTGTGAAGCAGGAACCTGTTGCGGAGTTGGGGGTATCTCCTCCTAATAACCGGAGACGTGGGCGCTTTGTAGGC GTGAGGAAGATTGTTGTTAAGGTAGCTCGCATTCCCGTCAGCCTTAGCCGCCGTCAGAAGAGCTACAAGATTTCCAATTTGGAGACCGTTACAGGGACAGAGAAAGGCAATGACGGCGGTCTAGAGGGCTCAGAAGTAGTACGAGAGCCGACCGCACTTCTCCGAATGAAGAACAATGGAAAGAGTGTTATGGTGATGTTCCCTCCTGGAGAAATGCCTGTTATTCTCAAACGTAGGCGGGGACGACCACCTAAACAGGCTGTGCCAGGAATACCGGGAGAGCTTCCAAATGCAGGGAATGCTGGTGGTAATGGAGACCAGCCCAAGAAGCCCCAGAGGCGGCGGAGGACTAAACTCCCTTCCCCTTATCCATCCTATGTTAATGATACCAATGATGTGAAAACAGAGTATGGAGATGTTCTGTCCAAGCTGGCCTTTCTAAATCGCCAGCCCCCTGCCACTGGCCGCTGCTCTCCCCCACGTTGCTGGACACCAAGTGAGCCAGAAAGCTTTCATACTCCTTTGGAAAACCCTGGAATATCCACCATGCTCCACCGGCTCACTGGGTTTAGACGCCCCCGAGGTGGGAGAGGAGGGGGCACtggaagaggtggaggaggagcagggGGGATTGGGGGCAGTGAGCGCAATAAGAGCACCTTCAGTGACTTCTTTGAATCCATTGGGAAGAAGCGGAAACCAAGCCCCCTGTCTGAGCATGGGTTACCTAGGAAAAGGGGAAAGGGTGTGGGTGGTAGGGGAGGGGGTATCGTAGGAACTGAGCCTGGGGGAGAGAAAATTGTCAGGAAGAGACGTGTAAGAAAAAATGGTGCATTTAAAGGTGATGGGGTTTCCATGGGGCAGGAGTGGCCCAATGGGGCAGGTGGCTGGGGGCAGGGGGGTATGGACAAGGAGAAAGGTTTGACTGGGTATCAGCTCTGTGGATCTCCAAGGGGGGGCTTTTCCTCCTGTGAGGTTGGAAGGGGAGGTGCCTACAGCAGTTCAGGAGGAAGCAGAGGGGTTGGGCCAGCTGGGGAGGACTCACAAAGCCTGTTTGCTGGATATTTCCGGTCCCTCCTGGACTCAGATGATTCATCAGACCTGTTGGACATCTCCTCTTCACAGTCAGACCCCCGAAAAGCTTCCTCCAACCCTGGTTATGAGCCATCCAGTCCAGCTACAGGTCACAGCTGGTCACCTGCAATCCCCAAGTGGAGCTCCAAGGGTGCAAGTTCTGGGGTAGAGGGTTCAGCCCAGACACATTGCTCGTCAGCTAGACCTCCTTACACCTATGGCAGCCTTGCCCAAACCTCTCCCACCACTTCTTCCTATCCCAAATCCaatcctccatctctctcacactctcctAGTTCTCCCCATCCATCCTCTTTTGGCCACTACTCCTCTGGCTACTCATCTTCTTCTCCTGCAGTGCCACAGAGATTATCAGATTGCAGCTTTGCATATGGATCTGGACCCAGCAGTGGCAAGGCTCCCACTGTTGGTCAAATGGGTTATTCTAGCTACCAGGCAGTAGCCAGGCGAAGCTATGGTGGATATTCTGCAGCAGGTCATTCCTCAATGGTGCGGGGGGAGTCAACAGGACCCACATCACCAGGAGGAGGGTACATGTCTGTCGCCAAAAGTAGCCCCTTcagctcctcctcttctccagAAGGTTACAAACAGTACAACTCCAATCAGTGGAGCTACAG acacAGTTTTGGTAGCTGGACAGACAGCTATGGACCGCAGTACCATGGCTACAGTGAATATGGCTCCAGTGAGTCCAAAGACATCTTGGATATATCAAACTACACCCCCCAGAAGGCCAAGCGACAACCTTTTCCTGAAAGTCTATCAGAATCCTCCTCTGACTCTTCACATCTTGGCTCTGCAGCAACTGGTAGTGGACCTATCTCCACATGCGGCACGTACAAACTAAATGAGGCTGCTTCTGTAAGTGGAGAGGGTGTTCAATCAAGTCTGTCCAGCTTGGAGAAGTTGATGATGGATTGGCATGAGAGTGCTTCGGGACCCTCGTATAACTGGAGCCAGAACGTCCTCTTCCAGGGCGGGGGAACCAGCAAACCTGGTCGCGGTCGAAGAAAACGTACTGAACCACAATCAGAAAAAGAAGGGTGTTCTGCTTTACACTCTGATTCCCCATCCAGTCCCTCCCCAACACCTACTCATGGACCCAAGCGGGGAGGGGTTGGAGGGCGAGGGAGAGGGTCTAGAGGAGGTAGAGGGGGTTTGTCTCCATGTCAGAGAGAGCGGCCATCAGGAGCCAAAGGCAGGGGCAAGGCTGCCTCTACATCTGGAGGAGCAGTGACTGCCGCAGGTCCAGAGGGGTCTGGGCTGTTCCAGGAGGGGTTGGACTATTACAGTGGAGACAGTAGTAGTCTATCTCCCCTGGCCACTCCCAATCCTGCACCATCTTCCAGCTACCTCCAGGACCCCTGTGAGTACCCTTCCCCCTATTCTGCCCACCCATCCACCCCTTCCTCTGAGGAGCGATATCCAGCCTTATACCCTGGAGAGTCCTCTTCTTCCCTCTCACCCAGTGTCTCATCTCCCCCTTACCCTCCCAagcccacccctcctccaccccaGTCTTACCACCCCGTCCCCTCCAGGACATTCTCCCCCTCCTGCTCTCCCTCACCACGGATAACACCCCACTGTGCCACCGCACTTAGTCCCTCACATCGCCCCCCTCCAAAAGACCCACAGTTCTCGCAGTATGACTCTCCCAGCTATTGCAGCTCCCCCTATTGGTACGGACAAACGTCGCACAGTGGCAGCCCCAGCCCGCACTCTCACAGCACACACTCAAATAcagctgtgcacacacacagcaacccaCACTCAAGTCCTCATGGAAATACACATGGTAATCCCCTTGCTTGCCcaaatgtgaacacacacacacatatgaaccCGACTCCCCATGACCCACACCATCACAACCCACAGCCCCACGCAAGCCTGAGCTCACATACCAACACCCATTCCACCTCCCTCCTTCAGAGCAACCCCCTGTCCCAGTCAAACCCCCACACCAACAATCAACcccaccacaacacacacaccaaccctCACCTTCCCTCCCGCACACACTCCAACCCCAGTACCAGCATCCACTCCCACTTAACACCTGGGCTTTATGAAGAGTGCAGTCCTCCCTTGACCGTGACACCCCACAAGCGGGATCTAACCCCCCACACTATGAGCACAGGCCATCGCCAGGGCCCCTTGCCTCACTCCCCATACCCCAAACCTCCCCTGGACTCTTCGCCCCATCAAGAGGACACTGGTGGCTTTTCCTTGTCCCACCAATCCTACCAGGGTATGGGACATCGCTACCCCTCCCAAGCAACTCAGGGAGGTGGGGTGCTGTGCCAGCTCCTTGACACAGCCAATGATGACAGCTTCAGCGTCACCAGCCTGTAA